Proteins encoded within one genomic window of Amycolatopsis sp. 2-15:
- a CDS encoding TetR/AcrR family transcriptional regulator, with amino-acid sequence MIHDMGGKYHHGDLRAELVRGSLDLIAEQGLEGFSVAQVAKRANVSAAAPYRHFPDRSSLLAAVAAAAACRLRDLVDKVIAEEPDPVTRMASAQGAYTRFFIDTRLGFPVLFADGLANPEYTEMHDQRRALFDTFLTLSLAVTDGHAEALELLEQLNAQSHGYGALYLDGVSPRMGYSADQVVTKSTRAARIVIEAYRTAGQR; translated from the coding sequence GTGATCCACGACATGGGCGGCAAGTACCACCACGGCGACCTGCGCGCCGAACTCGTGCGCGGATCACTCGACCTGATCGCCGAACAGGGCCTGGAGGGCTTCTCCGTCGCCCAGGTCGCGAAGCGCGCGAACGTCTCCGCCGCCGCGCCGTACCGACACTTCCCCGACCGGTCCAGCCTGCTGGCCGCCGTCGCCGCCGCGGCCGCCTGCCGGCTGCGCGACCTCGTCGACAAGGTCATCGCCGAGGAACCCGACCCGGTCACCCGCATGGCCTCCGCGCAGGGCGCCTACACCCGCTTCTTCATCGACACGCGCCTCGGCTTCCCGGTCCTCTTCGCCGACGGCCTGGCCAACCCCGAGTACACCGAAATGCACGACCAGCGCCGCGCCCTGTTCGACACGTTCCTCACCCTCAGCCTCGCCGTCACCGACGGCCACGCCGAGGCCCTCGAACTGCTCGAACAACTCAACGCCCAGTCCCACGGCTACGGCGCGCTGTACCTGGACGGGGTCTCGCCGCGCATGGGCTACTCGGCGGACCAGGTGGTGACCAAGTCGACGCGGGCGGCGCGGATCGTGATCGAGGCTTACCGGACGGCGGGTCAGAGGTAG
- a CDS encoding NADP-dependent oxidoreductase yields the protein MNAPTQATEIRLAARPHGVPTSADFDIVDTDIPTPAGGQLLVRNVFMSVDPAMRGRMNDAKSYAPPFAVGEAMSGGAVGEVVESTVDGFKPGDHVLHQLGWRTHAVVDATKVVKVDGSVAPLSTYLGVLGMPGLTAYAGLLVTAEFKPGDTVFVSGAAGAVGSLVGQLAKLKGAKRVIGSAGSAEKVRHLVEDLGFDAAFNYKDGPVAQQLAAAAPEGIDVYFDNVGGEHLEAAIASMNLHGRITVCGMISQYNATEATPAPRNMVQIIAKRLTIRGMLVLDHWHLQQQFVSEVAPLVASGEIKYSETIVDGIRNAPDAFLGLLSGANTGKMLVRLS from the coding sequence GTGAACGCACCGACCCAGGCGACCGAGATCCGGCTCGCTGCCCGTCCGCACGGCGTCCCGACGTCGGCCGACTTCGACATCGTCGACACCGACATCCCGACGCCGGCCGGCGGTCAGCTGCTGGTGCGCAACGTGTTCATGAGTGTCGACCCGGCCATGCGCGGCCGGATGAACGACGCGAAGTCCTACGCACCGCCCTTCGCGGTCGGCGAGGCGATGAGCGGCGGCGCGGTCGGCGAGGTCGTGGAGTCCACTGTGGACGGCTTCAAGCCCGGTGACCACGTGCTGCACCAGCTCGGCTGGCGCACCCACGCCGTGGTCGACGCGACGAAGGTCGTGAAGGTCGACGGTTCCGTCGCGCCGCTTTCGACGTACCTGGGCGTGCTCGGCATGCCGGGCCTCACCGCGTACGCCGGGCTCCTGGTCACCGCGGAGTTCAAGCCGGGCGACACGGTGTTCGTCTCCGGCGCGGCCGGCGCGGTGGGTTCGCTCGTCGGCCAGCTGGCGAAGCTCAAGGGCGCCAAGCGCGTGATCGGCAGCGCTGGTTCGGCGGAGAAGGTGCGCCACCTCGTCGAGGACCTCGGCTTCGACGCCGCCTTCAACTACAAGGACGGACCCGTCGCCCAGCAGCTGGCCGCCGCCGCGCCCGAGGGCATCGACGTCTACTTCGACAACGTCGGCGGCGAGCACCTCGAGGCCGCCATCGCGTCGATGAACCTGCACGGGCGCATCACGGTGTGCGGCATGATCTCGCAGTACAACGCCACCGAGGCGACGCCCGCGCCGCGCAACATGGTCCAGATCATCGCCAAGCGCCTCACGATCCGCGGCATGCTCGTGCTCGACCACTGGCACCTGCAGCAGCAGTTCGTGTCCGAGGTGGCGCCCCTGGTGGCCTCCGGCGAGATCAAGTACTCGGAGACCATCGTGGACGGCATCCGCAACGCGCCGGACGCCTTCCTGGGCCTCCTCAGCGGCGCGAACACCGGCAAGATGCTGGTGCGGCTCAGCTGA
- a CDS encoding SRPBCC family protein translates to MGKVTATAERTIDAPVDRVRELVADYAETRPKLLTEHYRDYEVTDGGVGAGTKASWKLQATSKRVRDVAATVSEPAPGTLVETDANSSMVTTWTVSPSGAGSVVRIQTSWDGAGGVGGFFEKTFAPGGLKKIYDGVLGKLEEIV, encoded by the coding sequence ATGGGTAAGGTCACGGCCACCGCGGAGCGCACGATCGACGCGCCGGTGGACAGGGTTCGCGAGCTGGTCGCCGACTACGCCGAGACCCGGCCGAAGCTGCTCACCGAGCACTACCGCGACTACGAGGTCACCGACGGTGGCGTGGGCGCGGGCACCAAGGCGAGCTGGAAGCTGCAGGCTACGTCGAAGCGCGTGCGCGACGTCGCCGCGACCGTGAGCGAGCCGGCGCCGGGCACCCTCGTGGAGACCGACGCGAACTCCAGCATGGTCACGACCTGGACGGTTTCGCCTTCGGGCGCGGGCAGCGTCGTGCGGATCCAGACCAGCTGGGACGGCGCCGGTGGCGTCGGCGGCTTCTTCGAGAAGACCTTCGCGCCCGGTGGGCTGAAGAAGATCTACGACGGCGTGCTCGGCAAGCTCGAGGAGATCGTGTAG
- a CDS encoding ABC transporter substrate-binding protein translates to MRWTRNIRVAALVAVAALGLTACGGGGSDSGQPAAQGKGGAPIVVASFNFTDSQILAEIYAAALEAKGYPVTRKLNLGSRELIYPSLKSGELQFLPEYQGAAITTGFGKDAVKTADGEHQQLTELFAPDGIVLLNYAAAEDKNTYIMKADLAKANGITSISDLKKLPKVVMAGPPECESRLPCYKGFTDVYKLTNTSFQTVQEAGPRVQQLNSGAATVIPVDSVSPLVGDPQYVALKDDLQIVPTENVVPAVNKKVLDERGADFAAVVNAVSAKLTTDGMRELNKRVDSDGDPAADVAKDWLTQQGLA, encoded by the coding sequence GTGCGCTGGACCCGGAACATCCGAGTGGCCGCGTTGGTGGCGGTGGCCGCGCTCGGCCTGACCGCGTGTGGGGGTGGGGGCTCCGACAGCGGCCAGCCCGCCGCGCAGGGCAAGGGCGGGGCGCCGATCGTCGTCGCGTCGTTCAACTTCACCGACAGCCAGATCCTGGCGGAAATCTACGCGGCCGCGCTGGAGGCCAAGGGCTACCCGGTCACGCGCAAGCTGAACCTGGGTTCGCGGGAGCTGATCTACCCGTCGCTCAAGTCGGGTGAGCTGCAGTTCCTGCCCGAGTACCAGGGCGCGGCGATCACCACGGGGTTCGGCAAGGACGCGGTGAAGACGGCCGACGGTGAGCACCAGCAGCTCACGGAGCTGTTCGCGCCGGACGGCATCGTGCTGCTGAACTACGCCGCGGCCGAGGACAAGAACACCTACATCATGAAGGCCGACCTTGCGAAGGCCAACGGCATCACGAGCATCAGCGACCTCAAGAAGCTGCCGAAGGTCGTCATGGCCGGGCCGCCGGAGTGCGAGTCGCGGCTGCCTTGCTACAAGGGCTTCACCGATGTCTACAAGCTGACGAACACCTCGTTCCAGACCGTGCAGGAAGCCGGGCCGCGCGTGCAGCAGCTCAACTCCGGCGCGGCGACCGTGATCCCGGTCGACTCGGTGAGCCCGCTGGTCGGCGACCCGCAGTACGTGGCGCTCAAGGACGACCTGCAGATCGTGCCGACGGAGAACGTGGTGCCTGCGGTGAACAAGAAGGTGCTCGACGAGCGTGGCGCCGACTTCGCGGCCGTGGTCAACGCCGTTTCGGCGAAGCTGACCACCGACGGGATGCGCGAGCTGAACAAGCGCGTGGACTCCGACGGTGACCCGGCTGCCGACGTCGCGAAGGACTGGCTGACGCAGCAGGGCCTCGCCTGA
- a CDS encoding ABC transporter permease, translating to MHASSVTPLLTESSRPIFEWRWVERNADAIGQRLGEHIALTATALGIGLVVSLVLATLCLRYRWFYPLVLGTAGALYVIPSLGAFALLVPFFGLTFTTAVIPLATYTLLILIRNIVTGVQQVPAEVREAAIGMGFTRGRLLWQVELPLALPVVIAGLRVAAVTTIGLVTVTSLLGMGGLGYFIRAGIQTTTPNPSPIIVGVVLSVVLAVVVDLLLWLSERALAPWVRKVRAR from the coding sequence GTGCATGCGTCTTCGGTCACCCCGCTGCTCACTGAGAGCAGCCGGCCGATCTTCGAGTGGCGGTGGGTCGAGCGCAACGCCGACGCCATCGGCCAACGCCTTGGTGAACACATCGCCCTCACGGCCACGGCCCTGGGCATCGGCTTGGTGGTGTCGCTCGTACTGGCCACGCTGTGCCTGCGCTACCGCTGGTTCTACCCGTTGGTGCTGGGCACCGCGGGTGCCTTGTACGTGATCCCGAGCCTGGGGGCGTTCGCGCTGCTGGTGCCGTTCTTCGGGCTCACGTTCACCACGGCGGTGATCCCGTTGGCCACTTACACGCTGCTGATCCTGATCCGCAACATCGTCACGGGCGTGCAGCAGGTGCCCGCCGAGGTGCGCGAGGCCGCGATCGGGATGGGCTTCACCCGCGGGCGGCTGCTGTGGCAGGTGGAGCTGCCACTGGCGCTGCCCGTGGTGATCGCCGGCCTGCGCGTGGCCGCCGTGACCACGATCGGCCTGGTCACGGTCACGTCGCTGCTCGGCATGGGCGGGCTCGGGTACTTCATCCGCGCCGGCATCCAGACGACCACGCCGAACCCGAGCCCGATCATCGTCGGCGTGGTGCTGTCGGTGGTGCTCGCGGTGGTCGTCGACCTGTTGTTGTGGCTGAGCGAGCGCGCGCTCGCGCCGTGGGTGCGGAAGGTGCGGGCGCGATGA
- a CDS encoding ABC transporter permease produces MNVFTQLGEWLSAPNRWSWTDPAGVPYRTVEHLWFSVLSLVVAAVLTIPLALWLAHYRRGAFLASSAVNIGRAIPSFGLIILFWFLASRWGANTDFWPLLLALVGLALPPLFTNTYAGVVQLEQETIDAARGTGYREWQIMLKLELPLASPVIVAGARVAFLQLVATVAIGAIVNDGGGLGRYIVDGFAEGAQGYGEIFGGGLAVIILALLCEGIFALLTRWATPKGVALQAARRD; encoded by the coding sequence ATGAACGTCTTCACACAGCTGGGCGAGTGGCTCTCGGCGCCGAACCGCTGGAGCTGGACCGACCCCGCGGGTGTCCCGTACCGGACGGTGGAGCACCTGTGGTTCTCCGTGCTGTCGCTGGTGGTCGCGGCCGTGCTCACGATCCCGCTCGCGCTGTGGCTCGCGCACTACCGCCGCGGCGCGTTCCTCGCGAGCAGCGCCGTGAACATCGGCCGCGCGATCCCGAGCTTCGGCCTGATCATCCTGTTCTGGTTCCTGGCCAGCCGCTGGGGCGCGAACACGGACTTCTGGCCACTGCTGCTCGCGCTCGTCGGGCTGGCGCTGCCGCCGCTGTTCACCAACACCTACGCCGGGGTGGTGCAACTGGAGCAGGAGACGATCGACGCGGCGCGCGGCACGGGCTACCGCGAGTGGCAGATCATGCTGAAGCTGGAGCTACCGCTGGCCTCGCCCGTGATCGTGGCGGGTGCGCGCGTGGCGTTCCTGCAGCTGGTGGCGACGGTCGCGATCGGCGCCATCGTGAACGACGGCGGCGGCCTCGGCCGCTACATCGTCGACGGCTTCGCCGAAGGCGCCCAAGGCTACGGCGAGATCTTCGGCGGCGGGCTGGCCGTGATCATCCTGGCTCTGTTGTGCGAAGGGATCTTCGCGTTGCTGACGCGTTGGGCGACGCCGAAGGGGGTCGCGCTGCAGGCGGCTCGGCGCGACTAA
- a CDS encoding aromatic amino acid lyase, translating into MIVREPADVLTAGSEPGEPLELHPDLLRRVKENRAAMLAALDAADGPIYGVNTGMGRLAGIKLTAAQQAEHQHNLLVGRAVGGPPWLAPELTRALLLMRLRGFLRSEAAVSPELVTFLADRLNDGFLPAVPRGGLGSAGEIIPLAHTFQTFTGLGSVLEDGVLTPAATALAQRGVDPFTLGPKEGASLIQGSPLAEAYAWVCGRRARRLLDLQTQCAAMAVDVLGSPHSVYRYGAPAEFRELIAGAEPRADVVQAPVSVRVGPLVLDLLDRVAGDLEAELGISWDTPADSPSFVDGEFVATTGYHASGLGFRMDALKAVLVHAGEISVQRLHRLLDPQFSGLPPQLAVDPGPQAGLVPLHKRAVGELHALRRLAAPATLGSLDTSAGQEDVQAFAWAAGAELEDSLGHLTAITACELVTAAQARYLRGHGAPALEPLYAWVAERVPPVVVDRPLGPEITRLIDDLR; encoded by the coding sequence ATGATCGTCCGGGAGCCCGCCGACGTCCTGACGGCCGGCAGCGAGCCGGGGGAACCCCTGGAACTCCACCCCGACCTGCTGAGGCGCGTCAAAGAAAACCGCGCCGCCATGCTGGCCGCGCTCGACGCCGCCGACGGACCGATCTACGGCGTCAACACCGGCATGGGCCGCCTCGCGGGCATCAAGCTCACCGCCGCCCAGCAGGCCGAACACCAGCACAATCTCCTGGTCGGCCGCGCCGTCGGCGGCCCGCCGTGGCTCGCCCCGGAGCTCACCCGCGCGTTGCTGCTGATGCGCCTGCGCGGGTTCCTGCGCTCCGAAGCGGCGGTGAGCCCGGAACTGGTGACGTTCCTCGCCGACCGCCTCAACGACGGGTTCCTCCCCGCCGTCCCGCGTGGCGGCCTGGGCAGCGCCGGCGAGATCATCCCGCTGGCGCACACGTTCCAGACGTTCACCGGCCTGGGCTCGGTGCTGGAGGACGGCGTGCTCACGCCGGCCGCCACCGCGCTGGCGCAAAGAGGTGTCGACCCGTTCACGCTCGGCCCCAAAGAGGGTGCGAGCCTGATCCAGGGCTCCCCGCTGGCCGAGGCCTACGCCTGGGTCTGCGGCCGCCGCGCACGAAGGCTGCTCGACCTGCAGACGCAGTGCGCCGCGATGGCCGTCGACGTCCTCGGGTCACCGCACTCGGTCTACCGCTACGGCGCGCCGGCCGAGTTCCGCGAGCTGATCGCGGGTGCCGAACCCCGCGCGGACGTGGTGCAGGCGCCCGTCTCGGTCCGGGTCGGCCCCCTCGTGCTCGATCTGCTGGATCGGGTGGCCGGCGACCTCGAAGCCGAGCTGGGAATCTCCTGGGACACACCGGCCGATTCGCCGTCCTTTGTAGACGGTGAGTTCGTCGCCACGACCGGCTACCACGCGTCCGGGCTCGGTTTCCGCATGGACGCGCTCAAAGCCGTGCTGGTCCACGCCGGGGAGATCTCCGTGCAACGGCTGCACCGCCTGCTCGACCCGCAGTTCAGCGGCCTGCCACCGCAGCTGGCCGTGGACCCGGGACCGCAGGCGGGTCTCGTGCCGCTGCACAAACGCGCGGTCGGCGAGCTGCACGCGCTGCGCCGCCTGGCCGCGCCCGCCACGCTCGGTTCGCTCGACACCTCGGCCGGCCAGGAGGACGTGCAGGCGTTCGCGTGGGCCGCGGGCGCCGAGCTGGAGGACTCGCTCGGCCACCTGACGGCGATCACGGCGTGCGAGCTGGTCACCGCCGCGCAGGCGCGCTACCTGCGCGGCCACGGCGCCCCCGCGCTGGAGCCGCTCTACGCGTGGGTCGCCGAACGCGTGCCGCCGGTTGTGGTGGACCGGCCGCTGGGACCGGAGATCACGCGGCTGATCGACGACCTGCGTTAG
- a CDS encoding ornithine cyclodeaminase family protein, translating to MTVPHSVWLRYLTGENIDSLGITNADIVGAVEDVLADHGRGEVVFEPRTHLVPDNGGKGHFNILRGHLSAKQVSGVKVVGDFVGNFERGLPSEMALILLLDPDTGMPRAIVDGTMITEARTGAMTAVGAKHLARPGSKVLGHVGARGTAWWNVVLLDSLFDFDEIRVTSKRPESREGFAQRLTEHLGKEVRVCETAAETLDGADVLVEASRLTEPEALVRKEFLRPGAFLVPYGTISALELTLLDAVDKVVVDNWRESQSGNPRFGALRPHLNAGLLTETGVHAEIGDIVAGNRPGRESDDERILFWHRGLSTTDVAVAHLILQRAEAADVGTMLPYR from the coding sequence GTGACTGTGCCGCACTCGGTCTGGCTGCGCTACCTCACCGGCGAGAACATCGACTCCCTTGGCATCACCAACGCCGACATCGTGGGCGCCGTCGAGGACGTGCTGGCCGACCACGGCCGTGGCGAGGTCGTGTTCGAGCCGCGCACGCACCTCGTGCCCGACAACGGCGGCAAGGGCCACTTCAACATCCTGCGCGGCCACCTCTCGGCCAAGCAGGTCAGCGGCGTGAAGGTGGTCGGCGACTTCGTCGGCAACTTCGAACGCGGCCTGCCCAGCGAGATGGCCCTGATCCTCCTGCTCGACCCCGACACAGGCATGCCGCGCGCGATCGTCGACGGCACCATGATCACCGAGGCCCGCACGGGCGCGATGACGGCCGTCGGCGCGAAACACCTGGCGCGGCCCGGTTCGAAGGTGCTCGGCCACGTCGGCGCGCGCGGCACGGCGTGGTGGAACGTGGTGCTGCTCGACTCGCTGTTCGACTTCGACGAGATCCGCGTGACCAGTAAGCGCCCCGAGTCCCGCGAAGGCTTCGCGCAACGGCTGACCGAGCACCTCGGCAAGGAAGTCCGCGTCTGCGAAACCGCCGCCGAAACGCTCGACGGCGCCGACGTGCTCGTGGAAGCCTCTCGCCTGACCGAGCCGGAAGCGTTGGTGCGCAAGGAGTTTCTCCGGCCCGGTGCGTTCCTCGTGCCCTACGGCACCATCAGCGCCCTCGAACTCACACTGCTCGACGCCGTGGACAAGGTCGTGGTCGACAACTGGCGCGAGTCGCAGTCGGGCAACCCCCGCTTCGGCGCGCTGCGACCGCACCTCAACGCCGGGCTGCTCACCGAAACCGGCGTGCACGCCGAGATCGGCGACATCGTCGCGGGCAACCGTCCCGGCCGTGAGAGCGACGACGAGCGCATCCTCTTCTGGCACCGCGGACTGTCCACAACGGACGTCGCCGTCGCGCACCTGATCCTGCAGCGTGCCGAAGCGGCGGACGTCGGCACGATGCTGCCGTACCGATGA
- a CDS encoding YbaK/EbsC family protein — translation MTTWTIAGSLTVVPAPTRTDLLAEPVAKALAALAEPDAVGVTEIDPELADTAAFCETYGSPLDASANCVVVAGKRAGEVRFAAALVLATTRADVNGVIKRRLDVRKASFAPMDEAVSLTGMEYGGITPVGLPAEWPILIDARVAAAPELVIGSGIRGSKLLISGAALQTLPGAEVIEDLAR, via the coding sequence GTGACCACCTGGACCATCGCCGGGAGCCTCACGGTCGTCCCCGCGCCCACCCGTACCGACCTGCTGGCCGAACCCGTCGCGAAGGCGCTCGCCGCCCTCGCGGAGCCCGACGCGGTCGGCGTCACGGAGATCGACCCCGAGCTCGCGGACACCGCGGCCTTCTGCGAGACGTACGGCTCGCCCCTCGACGCGTCGGCCAACTGCGTCGTCGTCGCCGGGAAGCGCGCCGGCGAGGTGCGCTTCGCGGCGGCCCTGGTGCTCGCCACCACTCGCGCCGACGTGAACGGCGTGATCAAGCGCCGCCTCGACGTGCGCAAGGCCTCCTTCGCGCCCATGGACGAAGCCGTGTCCCTCACCGGCATGGAGTACGGCGGCATCACCCCCGTCGGCCTGCCCGCCGAATGGCCGATCCTCATCGACGCCCGCGTCGCCGCCGCGCCGGAGCTCGTGATCGGCAGCGGCATCCGCGGCAGCAAGCTCCTCATCTCCGGCGCCGCCCTGCAGACGCTGCCCGGCGCCGAGGTCATCGAGGACCTCGCACGGTGA
- a CDS encoding DUF2516 family protein, which translates to MLVADWILRVIHWGSALVGLFAFVHALLQRSDAYQAADRRTKPIWMLITGGATLAMVLFDVQGPGFIFWVPAMAAALVYIVDVRPRLIEVQRGNRNW; encoded by the coding sequence GTGCTGGTTGCCGATTGGATCCTTAGGGTCATCCACTGGGGCAGCGCCTTGGTCGGGCTCTTCGCCTTCGTTCATGCGCTGCTGCAGCGCTCTGACGCGTACCAGGCGGCCGACCGCAGGACCAAGCCGATCTGGATGCTGATCACCGGCGGTGCCACGCTCGCGATGGTCCTGTTCGACGTCCAGGGCCCCGGGTTCATCTTCTGGGTGCCCGCGATGGCCGCCGCTCTCGTGTACATCGTGGATGTGCGGCCGCGGCTCATCGAGGTGCAGCGGGGCAACCGCAACTGGTAG
- a CDS encoding helix-turn-helix domain-containing protein, with protein sequence MTEPGGTQNPIEKVADIASDIGEYIRQQRSSAKISLRQLSKLAGVSNPYLSQIERGVRKPSAEILQQIAKGLRISAEALYVQAGILDVPTGGPVGDAIRADTVLTERQKQVLLDVYESFRRENAAGTPAEPPTTKTTIDTTEESA encoded by the coding sequence ATGACAGAACCCGGCGGGACCCAGAACCCGATCGAGAAGGTCGCGGACATCGCCTCCGACATCGGCGAGTACATCCGCCAGCAGCGGAGTTCGGCGAAGATTTCGTTGCGCCAGTTGTCGAAGCTCGCCGGCGTGTCCAATCCGTACCTGAGCCAGATCGAGCGCGGGGTCCGCAAACCCAGCGCGGAGATCCTGCAGCAGATCGCCAAAGGTCTGCGGATTTCGGCCGAAGCGCTTTACGTGCAGGCAGGAATCCTCGACGTGCCCACGGGCGGCCCGGTCGGCGACGCGATTCGTGCCGACACCGTGCTGACCGAGCGGCAGAAGCAGGTTCTGCTCGACGTCTACGAGTCCTTCCGGCGGGAGAACGCCGCCGGCACGCCCGCTGAGCCACCGACCACCAAGACCACCATCGACACCACAGAGGAGTCGGCATGA
- a CDS encoding methyltransferase domain-containing protein, with protein MATQRLRRRLVKHLVEEDVLHDPKWVEAFRSVPRHVFLPRFFTRVDEGWAAVGRDDPGWLERAYSPDVLVTQLDDDSSLWEKARREGPIEGVPTSSSSMPSIMAIMLEELRVGDGQRVLEIGTGTGYNAALLSHRCGSGSVSTVDVDAGLVAAARGRLQEAGYAPSCEVGDGALGFPAGVMFDRVLCTASVSSVPPAWLEQTVPGGLVVTTLNRPLGAGLVRLVAGSGATGRGRVLARDGRFMPLRAHRRPAPAALPSPASADWRPTQLPIDLVLKPRLKFEFFASLELPGVHPVRELPDGSTDPISSGDPHAGAFALTHPDGSWARFRTSGDTFEIAQGGPRGLWDLAERALVLWNSLGRPERDRFGLTVDGSRQEFWLDEPDGLRWELS; from the coding sequence ATGGCGACTCAGCGGTTGCGCCGCAGGCTGGTCAAGCACCTGGTCGAGGAGGACGTGCTGCACGACCCGAAGTGGGTCGAGGCCTTTCGCAGCGTGCCGCGCCACGTGTTCCTGCCGCGGTTCTTCACCCGCGTCGACGAGGGCTGGGCGGCTGTCGGCCGTGACGACCCCGGGTGGCTGGAGCGGGCCTACTCCCCCGATGTGCTGGTGACGCAGCTCGACGACGACTCGTCCCTGTGGGAGAAGGCCCGGCGCGAGGGGCCGATCGAGGGAGTGCCGACGAGTTCTTCGAGCATGCCCTCGATCATGGCGATCATGCTCGAGGAGCTGCGCGTGGGGGACGGGCAGCGCGTGCTGGAGATCGGGACCGGCACCGGGTACAACGCGGCCTTGCTGAGCCATCGTTGCGGGTCCGGTTCGGTGTCCACTGTGGACGTCGATGCGGGGCTGGTCGCGGCTGCGCGCGGGCGCCTGCAGGAGGCGGGGTACGCGCCGTCGTGCGAGGTCGGTGACGGGGCGCTGGGATTTCCGGCAGGGGTCATGTTCGATCGGGTGCTGTGCACGGCTTCGGTTTCTTCGGTGCCGCCGGCTTGGCTCGAGCAGACGGTGCCGGGCGGGTTGGTCGTGACGACATTGAATCGGCCGTTGGGCGCGGGGCTGGTTCGGCTGGTCGCCGGCTCGGGCGCCACCGGCCGCGGACGGGTTCTGGCTCGCGACGGTCGTTTCATGCCCCTGCGGGCGCACCGCCGTCCGGCTCCGGCTGCCCTGCCTTCGCCGGCTTCGGCGGACTGGCGGCCGACACAGCTGCCCATCGACTTGGTGCTGAAGCCGCGCCTGAAGTTCGAGTTCTTCGCCTCCTTGGAACTCCCGGGCGTCCACCCGGTCCGCGAACTCCCCGACGGCTCGACCGACCCGATCTCCTCGGGCGACCCCCACGCGGGCGCCTTCGCCCTCACCCACCCCGACGGCTCGTGGGCGCGCTTCCGCACCAGCGGCGACACGTTCGAAATCGCCCAAGGCGGCCCCCGCGGCCTGTGGGACCTCGCCGAGCGTGCCCTTGTCCTGTGGAACTCCCTGGGCCGCCCGGAGCGCGACCGCTTCGGGCTGACCGTGGACGGTTCGAGGCAGGAGTTCTGGCTGGATGAGCCGGATGGGCTGCGCTGGGAGTTGAGCTAG
- a CDS encoding AAA family ATPase → MPALDPVPALDLRICPACGDRADLPRVEGAVLECVLCGHRWPFRRLPLFALTGPSGAGKSTVGPALAARLAGDAVVLEQDVLWTGALRDDTQAFRAAWLRMAAMLHQNGRPVVLCGTVAPQELGPLPERAFFSDVHYLALVAGDAALRKRLRARPAWREWDEPRIDEMLEFNQRIRTQVPHLDTTVASLDDVVTRVEKWVRSNLTASRPAGVV, encoded by the coding sequence GTGCCCGCTCTCGATCCGGTACCTGCCCTCGACCTGCGGATTTGTCCCGCGTGCGGTGATCGGGCCGACCTTCCGCGGGTCGAGGGCGCGGTGCTGGAGTGTGTCCTCTGTGGACACCGGTGGCCGTTTCGGCGGCTGCCGCTGTTCGCGCTCACGGGTCCGAGCGGCGCGGGCAAGTCCACCGTCGGCCCGGCGCTGGCGGCGCGGCTGGCCGGGGATGCGGTGGTGCTGGAGCAGGACGTCCTGTGGACCGGCGCCCTCCGCGACGACACCCAGGCCTTCCGCGCGGCCTGGCTCCGCATGGCGGCGATGTTGCACCAGAACGGCCGGCCGGTCGTCCTGTGCGGCACCGTCGCGCCGCAGGAACTCGGGCCCCTGCCGGAACGCGCCTTCTTCTCCGACGTGCACTACCTCGCCCTCGTCGCCGGCGACGCAGCCCTCCGCAAACGCTTGCGCGCCCGCCCCGCGTGGCGTGAATGGGACGAGCCGCGCATCGACGAGATGCTCGAGTTCAACCAGCGGATCCGCACCCAGGTTCCGCACCTCGACACCACCGTCGCCTCGCTCGATGACGTGGTCACTCGGGTGGAGAAATGGGTCAGGTCGAACCTGACCGCGAGCCGCCCAGCGGGGGTGGTTTAG
- a CDS encoding zf-TFIIB domain-containing protein, translating to MRTVDKNGIHIEQCEACRGIFLDHGELEQIAGAESSYYGGAQSPPPRYGRADSPRPYRGGDSPRPYRGGGYSDSPKPYGGGGYSDSPRPYGGGGHRGYADSPRPHGHRKRSFLENLFD from the coding sequence ATGCGGACCGTCGACAAGAACGGCATCCACATCGAACAGTGCGAGGCGTGCCGGGGGATCTTCTTGGACCACGGTGAGCTGGAGCAGATCGCCGGAGCCGAGAGCTCGTACTACGGCGGCGCGCAGTCACCGCCGCCGCGCTACGGGCGAGCGGACTCGCCGCGCCCGTACCGGGGTGGGGACTCGCCGCGGCCGTACCGAGGTGGTGGGTATTCGGACTCGCCCAAGCCCTACGGCGGTGGCGGGTACTCGGACTCGCCGCGGCCCTACGGGGGTGGCGGCCATCGCGGGTACGCCGACTCACCTCGCCCGCACGGTCACCGAAAACGCAGCTTCCTCGAGAACCTGTTCGACTGA